Sequence from the Hyalangium gracile genome:
GCAGTACATCGACAACTGGACCCTGCTGACGGACCTGGGGCTCATCCTGAAGACGGTGCCCGTGGTCATCACCGGCAGCGGCGCCAGCTAGCCACGGGCTCAGGAGGGGTTCACGCCCGCCACCAGGTAGAAGCGGAACTCGCCCGAGTTGACGCCGTATGCCACGTCCACGCCCACCAGCGGCAGCACGACGCTGCGCAGGAACAGCCGCAGGCCCACGCCCACGCCCTGCGCCACCGTGGCGTTGCCCAGTCCGCCCTCGGACTCGGGCAGGTAGCCGCGCACCACCCGCCCGTTGATGTCCCGCAGCAGCCGGTCCTCCGGGAGGCTGCGCCACATCAACAGCCCCGTGTCCGAGAAGCCCACGCCCCGGAAGGACAACGAGCGGATGGTAAAGAGCGGGAAGTGGTACTCGGCCGTGAAGGACAGCCGCGTGTCTCCGCGGAACTGCCGGTAGAGGAAGCCTCGCAGCGAGTTCGCGCCCGCCACGAACTCCTGGTGGAACGGCAGGTCCGTGCCCGTCACCGTCTCTCCGCGCAGCACCAGGTTGTGCTCCTCGAAGAAGCGCACGCCGTGCCGGTACAGCAGCCCGAAGCGCCGGTAGCGGAAGTGGCTGCCCACCCCCGGGTTCGACAGCTCCAGCGAGCCCTCGATGTTCAGCCCCTCCATGACGGCGTGCAGGTTCTGCCGCGTGTCCACCCCCACCATCAGCCGCAGCGAGGTGTCGCGCTGCGCCGAGCCCGGCTCGAAGGCGGGCTCCGTCACCGGCATGTCCTGGCTCGGCTCCTGGGCGTCGATGAGCATCACCCGGTACCTGGCGCCCACCCGCACCCGCTCGGCGATCATCGCCGACAGCTCGCCCGCCGCGGAGGCCGAGTTCAGCCGCGTGCGGCGCACCACCTCGGGCACCTCCTGGCTCGCGCCCGGCCGGAACTCCTCCACCCGGTCGCTGCGCAGCTGGCCCTCGAGGCTCAGCCGCAGCGGAGGCCAGCCGAACAGGTTCGGATCCAGGAAGCCCACGAAGAGGCCGCTCTCGGCGGTGCTGATCTGCAGCGCCGTCGCGAACTTCTTGCTGCGGCCCCAGAGGTTGCTCTCCGCGTACAGCACCCCGCCGCCGATGTTCCCGTTCGACACCGAGAAGGTAGGCGCCACCACCCACGAGGCCTTGTCCTCCACCTGGAGCACCAGCCGCACCCGGCCATCTCCCGTGGGCTGGGTGCTCACCTTCACCTCCTGGAAGAGCCCCGTCGCCAGCAGCCGCCGCTCCACCCGCGTCAGGTCCTCGTCGGTGAGCGTGTCGCCCGCGTCGATGCGCGAGTACGCCTCCACCGTCCCGGGCAGCGTCTTCTCCGTGCCGAGCACGACCACCTCGCTCACCACCACGCTCCGTGAAGGCTCGGGAGCGGGTGGGGGCACATCCAGCGTGGGTGGTGGCGGGAGCTCTCGAGGGGGCGCTGCCTCCGTCTCGGGCGGAGGTGGAGGGGCCGCCTCCTGAGCCCCCGCAAGGGAGGCTCCGAGCCCCAGGACCAGCGCCATGTATCCACTCGCCCAGCGTCGTCTACTCATCGCTCGTTGCACGCGCACCGCTCTCTCGTGAATCGCCGGCCCTCGTCCTCCAGGGTCATAGCTCAAAGAGGCGCGGGGCGAAGGCGCACCGAGGCGCGGGAGCGCATTGGCTTACAGTGCGAGCACCAGGGCGCGGACCTCTTCGTCCTCCGGAATGGGCGAGAGCGCCCCGCCCCGGAGCCCTCGTGCGCGCTGCCGCTCTCCGCCGATCCGCAGGGACTCGGCCAGCAGCGAGCGCGCCTGATCTCGCCGGCCCTGCAGGAAGGCGATGTACCCCGCGTTCCACAGGGCGTTGGAGCCGTGAGGGCCGCGCTCCAGCGAGGCCGCGATCTTCGCGCTCGCCCGCTCCAGGAACGCCTGCGCCTGGTCGCGCTTCTCCGCCCAGAGCCGCTTCGCCTCGAGGATCAGCAGCGCCCCCGCATCGTTGAGGGCGTCGGCGACACGCTCGCGCACCGAGTCCTCCGTGGCCGCGCCGTACCGGTGCGCCACGACGTCGTAGGCGGCCAGGGCCTCCTCGAGCCGGTTCAGCTTCCAGAGGATCTCCGCCTTGCACACCAGCCCCCGAGCCACCTCCGCTCGCACCTCCGCCTCGCTCGCCTCGCCGTAGCGACGGTCCAGCTCGTCGAAGGCCGCCACCTCCTCCTCGCGCCGCTCCAGCCGCCCCAGGAAGATGGCCTTGTACGCCAGCGCCTTGGCCACCTGGATGCGCACTCCCAGGGGCTCGCTCGCGCCGACATAGCGCGGAATCATCGCGTCATAGACGGCCAGCGCCTCCAGGGTCCGCTTCAGGTTCCCCAGCACGACGCCCTTGTAGAGGAACGCCTCGGCCACCGCCTCGCGCAGCGCCGGCTCGCTCGCGCCGTCGAACCGGCGGAGCAGCTCGTCGAAGGTGGACACCATCTCCTCGGAGCGGTGCTGCTGGCGCAGCACCTCGGCCTTCTCCAGCAGCGCCTTGGCCACCTGCTCGCGCAGGGCGGGCTCGCTCGCGTCGCCGTGCCGCCGCACCACCTCGTCCTGGGCGGCCAGCTCCGCCTCGGCGCGCCGCAGCAGGTCCTCGGTGCGCGCCTGGCTCTCCCGCGCGGTGGTGGCCAGCTCCTGGATCCGGGCATCCTGCTCCTCGCCGAAGCGCTGGAGCAGCACGCCGTAGGTGGCCAGCGCCTCCCGGGGGCGGTTCGAGAGCCGCAGGACGATGGCCTTGCTCAGGAGCGCCAGGGCCGCCGTGTGGCGCAGCACCGCGGCCTGCGCGCCGCCGTACCGCTGGACCACCTCGTCGTAGAGGGCCAGGCTCTCCTCGAGCCGGCTCAGCTCTCCCAGGGCGTCGGCCTTGGTGAGCAGGGCACTGGCCACCACCACCTGCAGCCCCTCCTCCGGGGTGCCGTCGTGGCGCCGCAGCAGCTCGTCGCTCACGCCCAGGGCCGCCTCGGGCTGCCCCAGGCCCATGAGGGCGTGCGTCTTGTGCACGAGCACCTTGGCCACCAGCTCTCCCAGCTTCGCGTCGCCGCCGCCGTCGTAGCGCCGGAGCGCCTCCTCGCAGGCGGCCAGGGACTCCTCGAAGCGCTCCTGCTGCCCCAGGGCGATGGCCCTGGCGATGAACGCCCGCGCCACCTGCACCCGCACGGCCAGCGCGTCGGCGCCCCCGAAGCGCTGGATGACCTGGTCGGTGAGGGACACCAGCTCCTCGAACCGCCCCTGGTCCAGCAGCGCGTTGCCCCCGTCGATGAGCGCCTGGGCTGCCCGCTCAGGTGGCTCCGCCGCGCTTGCTCCCACAGAGCGTGGGCTCACTCCGTTCTCGACAGCCATGGGCTCCTCATCCGGTTCTACTCGACGTGACTGCCTCCCCCCTGGCCTGCTGCCGCCGAGCATAGAGCGGACCGACCGCTCGTGCGATACCCGTCGACTTGCCTTCCGACCTCGGAGCTTCGAGAGTGGCCACGGGAAAACCCATCGGGGAGGTAAGCACGTGAACAAGGTCCTGGTCGGGGTCGGCATCGGCTGCGGTGCCATCGTCGTCATCGGAGTCGTCGCCGTGGTGGCCGGTGGCATCTGGGCCAAGGGGAAGCTCGAGGACGTCGCGCAGGAGATGAACCAGGGCGGCGAGAAGATGCAGTCGCTGGAGCAGCGCGTGGCCGAGATGAACCAGCGCTACTCCTTCGCGGCGCCGCCCAAGGGCCAGCCGCTGCGGCTCACCGAGGAGCGGCTCCAGGAGTACCTCGCGGTGCGCGCGTCCCTGAAGCCGGTGCTCGACGACTTCCAGGTGAAGGCCAAGAACTTCGCTCCGCCCAAGGGGGAGCAGCCCAACCTCGGCAAGAGCATCCAGGCGCTCGGGATGATGACGAACCTGCGGGCGGACCTGAGCGCCAAGTGGCTCGACGCGCTCGATGAGCGGAAGATGTCTCCCCGCGAGTTCCACGCCATCACCGCCGCCGTCTACACCTCCGAGTGGAGCAAGGCGAAGGGCGAGCTGCCCAAGCACCAGCGCACCATGCTCGAGCAGCTCCGGTCGGGCTACCAGAAGCAGGCCGAGGACTCGAGCCTCACCGAGGACAAGCGCGAGTGGGCCCGCCAGCAGATCGCCGATGTGGACAGGAAGCTTTCCGCGCTGCCCGCCGCGAACACCCCGCCGCCCGAGTCCCAGAAGGTCTACGAGGCGAACGCCGCGCTCGCGCAGAAGTACAAGAAGAAGATCGAGGAGGCCTCCAGCGCCGGGCTCGACGTGCTCCTCGTCGGCAACGGCAGCGAGCTGGGCACCGCGCTCCAGGATGCGCTCGGCGGCGACGCCCAGGACCCGAGCGTCGAGCAGGTCGAGCCGCCGATGGAGGAGGAAGAGTAGGGGAGACCCGCGGCGGACTACTTCACGGGGAGGGTGAAGCGCGGGTGACCTGAAGAGTGTTCCCGCGGGCTCGGAGCCGACGTACAGTCGGCCCATGTCCGGTCGCCGTCGCATGATGCTCGGGGTGGGAGCGCTCGTCCTCGTCGGAGGGGTGCTCGCGGTGGTCCTGCTCCGAGCCGAGCCCTCCCCGGGCAGGAGCTTCGAGCCCCTGCCCGTCACCTCCACCTCCTCGGAGTCCGAGCTGGCCGTTCCCTACGTGGGCGCGGCCATGCCGCTCACCGCTCCTCCGGCGCCCACCGAGCCCGTGCGGCAGCTTCCTCGCGTCACCGTCGAGCGCAGCGCCTCCGCTCCCGCGGGTGCCTTCTCCGGTCGGGTCGTCTCCGCCTCCTCGGGCGAGGGCATCCGCGGCGCCGAGGTCACCCTCTCGGGCCCCGGTGGCGCCACGTCCCTGGTGACGGACGCTGAGGGGCGCTTCGAGTTCCGGCCTTCGGTCACCGGTGTGTACCAGGTGGCCGCCATCCGCGCCGACGGCTTCCTGCCCTTCGGCCCGGAGTGGGGGCGGAGCCCGATTGCCCTGTCCGCGGTGGAGGGTGTCCAGGTGCGTGACGTCGTCATCGCGCTGACGCCGACGCCGGAGCTGGTGGGGCAGGTGCTGAGCGCGCAGGGAGCGCCCCTGCCCGGGGCCACCGTGCGCGTGCTCACCTCCCGCGCGGGAGAGACGGTGCTGTTCCCGGTCAAGGACCGCTTCACGACGGACGAGCGCGGCGAGTTCCACTTCACCGCCCACGAGGGCGCCCGGGTGGAGGCCCGGCACCCCCAGCACGGCGTGGCGCGCGTCCGCGTCTATGACGAGGACCTCGCGAAGCGGCGTGTGGAGGTCCGCATGCCCGCGGCCGGTGAGGAGGGCTCGCGCTTCGAGGAGGCCCGCGTCGAGGGCCGCGTCCTGGCTCCGGACGGGACGCCGGCCTCGGGAGCGCTCGTCTCCGTGATGTCCGCCGCCAGCGCCTATCCCCAGGAGTACGGCACGCGGGACGGCTACCAGAGCGTCGCGGAGACAGACGGGAGCTTCGTGGTCGAGGGCATCGAGGCGGGGCTGTATGACGTGTCGGCGATGGCGCCGGGCTTTGCTCCGGCCCGGACGCTGGATGTGCGTGTGCCCGCCAGCGGGCTCGTGCTGCGGCTGGCGGGAGGTGCCAGGCTCGCGGGGCTCGTGATGGAGGACGGGGGTGGCCCCGTGCCGGCGTTCGTGGTCAACGTCATGCTGCGGCAGGGGCCGCTCGAGCGGTACGCCTTCGCCCAGGCGCGCTTCATCGACGCCCAGGGCCGCTTCGAGTTCGGCGGGCTGAAGCCCGGGAGCTATGTGGTCCAGGTGAGCGCCGCCGGCTTCGTGCCCTCGGAGCGCGAGGTGGAGGTGACCGAGGGAGCCCAGGAGGTCCGCGCCGACGTCATGCTCGCGCGGGGCGCGCGGCTCGAGGGCCGGGTGCTCTCGGCCGGCTCGCGGCGTCCCATCGCGGGGGCCCGGGTGTCCGTGGAGGCCTTGCGGTCCGCCGACGCGCTCGCGCCCCTGTTCGATGCGGTGAGCGGCGCCGACGGGGCCTTCTCGCTGGAGGGCATCCCCGGCTCGGGCGTCACGCTGAATGTCTCCGGCCCCGGGCACAACACCCGCATCGTCTCGAATGTCCGGCCCGGGGCTCCCCTGGAGATCGAGCTGACGGCCACGGCCCCGGATGCCGGGCCGGTGGTGGAGCTGGTGGGCATCGGAGCCGTCCTGAGGCCCCGAGCAGACGCCCTCGTCGTGGGCGAGGTGTTCCCCGGCGGCGGCGCCCAGGCGGCGGGCATCGTCACGGGGGACGAGCTGGTGCGCATCGATGGAACGCTCATCACGGACATCGGTTTCACGAGCGCCGTCCAGCGCATCCGCGGCCCGGAGGGGACCCAGGTCCTGCTCGGTGTGCGCAAGGCCGGCCAGTCCACCGTGAGGGACATCTCCGTGCCCCGGAAGAAGCTGGGCCTGTGAGGCCGGGCGCAGTGAGCGGGTGAAGGCAGGGCACCTACCTGGGTAGCGCCTGCCCCCCCGCCCGAGCGCCTTTCGAGGGAAGTCCTGAAACCGGGGAGCGGTTCGACGCACTTCTCGCGTAGAGTTCCGGGGCTCGTGGCCTCGGTTCGCCCGGGCCTTTCAATCGATATCGACGGAGTGAAGAGATGAAGACAGGTGTGTTGGGCCTCGTTCTGGGCCTGATGTTGGGAGTCGGCGTCGGACGGATGATCTGGACCACCAGCACCGGCCCGACGGACGCGGCGAAGGCTGGCGCGCAGGTCGCCGCGGCCGCTCCACAGGCCCCGCAGGCCCCGGCCACTCCGCCCCCGCCGGCGCAGCGGCCGATCCTCTCGCCCACCGTCTTCAAGGTCCCGCTGGAGGAGTCTCCCACCAAGGGCCCCGCGGACGCGCTGGTGACGATGGTGGAGTTCACCGACTTCCAGTGCCCGTTCTGCGCTCGCGCCAACGCGACCATCAAGCAGGTCCAGGAGGAGTACGGCGACAAGCTGCGCCTGGTCGTCAAGCAGCACCCGCTGCCGTTCCACCCGCGCGCGCGTCCCGCGGCGCTGGCGTCCCTCGCGGCGCACAACCAGGGCAAGTTCTTCGAGTACCACGACAAGCTGTTCGCCAATCAGAAGGCGCTGGATGACGCGAGCCTGGAGACCTTCGCCAAGGAGGTGGGCCTGGACGTCAAGCGCTGGAAGAAGGACCTGGCCGACCCGAAGCTGGCCGCCATCGTGGACCGCGACGAGGCGCTGGCCAAGTCGCTGGGCGCGGGCGGCACGCCGGCCTTCTTCGTCAACGGCCGCTTCTTCTCGGGCGCGCAGCCCATCGAGGTGTTCCGCGCGGCCATCGAGGAGGAGCTGGGCAAGGCGCAGATGATGGTGAACGAGGGGATGAAGGCCTCGGAGATCTACGCCTCGGTGCTGTCGCACGGCGTGACGGCGCCGCCGCCGCCGCCCGAGCCGCCGGTGCAGAAGGTGGACGTGGGCTCGGCGCCGGTGAAGGGCTCGAGCGACGCTCCGGTGACGCTGGTGGCCTTCTCGGACTTCGAGTGCCCGTTCTGCTCGCGCGCGGCCAACACCGTGAAGCTGCTGGAGGACGAGTACAAGGGCAAGCTGCGCGTGGCCTTCAAGCACCAGCCGCTGCCGCGTCACGCGAACGCGAAGCTGGCCGCGGCGGCCTCCATGGCGGCCCACGAGCAGGGCAAGTTCTGGGAGATGCACGACAAGCTCTTCGCCAACCAGACGGCGCTGGACCGGGCCTCGCTGGAGCGCTACGCGCAGGAGCTGAACCTGGACGTGGGCAAGTTCAAGGCGGCGCTGGACTCGAACAAGTATGACGAGCAGATCGCCAAGGACTCGGAGCAGGGCACGCAGGTGGGTGCCAGCGGCACGCCGACCTTCTTCGTCAACGGCCGGCAGATCGTGGGCGCCAAGCCCATCGAGGTGTTCCGCCGGGTGATCGACGAGGAGCTGAAGAAGTCGGGCGTGGCCTCCGCGAAGTAGCGCGGAGGGGCCCGGGGGCCGAGGCGAAGGGTCCCCGGGTTTCGTAGTAGGCTCGACGGGGCATGGCTCGCCGCAAGAAGCTGGATGAGACGCCCGCTCGAGTGACCAACCTGATCGCCCTGGACGCCGCGTTGATCATGCGGCGTCTGGAGGCTCGACGGGACGAGATGTTCACGCTGTTCTCGCGGCTGCGCAGTCGCGAGCCGATGCTCAGCACCATCACCACGCGATTCACCAGCGCGACCTTCCATGACCTGGTGCACCTGCCGGAGCGGGAGCAGGCGGTGGTGCACGCCTTCTACGAGCGGCTGGACGAGATGCGGTGGTACTTCACGTACACCGAGGACATGCCCAGCACGGTGCAGCAGACCTTCACCGCGCTGCATCGGCGGCTGGAGGAGGCGTACCGGCACCTCGTGGTGGCGCTGGGGCCGCCGGTGACGCCGGACGCGGCGGTGGTGGTGGAGGCCGAGCCCGTGCGCCAGGAGCCGCAGCCCACGCAGGCGGCGCTGGCCCGGCCGTCGCGCAAGCGCGCCTCGCCCGTGGCCTGAGCAGGTCAGGGCTCGAGTCCGCTCCCGCGTCCGGTCCGCCCACCTGCCGGGCGCACTTCGTACGAGCTGGTCTGCTTGTCATACCAGTTCGGTACCGGTTCGCTCACAGGGCACCTCCCTGGCTGGGCAGTCGGCGTCAGCCGGGCTCGGTGACTTCTCGAAGCTCGCCGTCGGTGAGCCGGAAGACCGCGAAGCAGGACGCGCCGTGGGCCACGTGGTCCAGGCAGCGCACCGTGGACATCCGCCCCGAGGGTAACTGGAGGGCTCCGCGATAGGCCTTGTGCATATGCCCGCACAGCACCAGCCGGGGCTGCAGCGCCTCCACCACGAGCCGGGCGTACTCGTTGCCCACCGCGTCGTAGCGCATGCTGCGGCGCTGCTGCTCGAAGTCCTTCTCGTCCGCCGGATCCACGAGGCCCGAGGGCCATTCATGCAGCAGCAGCACGTCGGCCCGCTCCAGTGCCAGGGCGCGCTCCACGTCCTGCTCCGTGAAGCCGGCGAAGGCCTTGGGCGAGACGGTGCCCAGTCGATCCACGGACGGTCGGGGGCGGCGGAAGGTCTCCTCCTGGAGGATGCCGGACAGCCCCGCGACCCGGAGTCCGTGCGTCTCCACCGTCCCCACGCGCCCCAGGTACCGGCAGTTCAGCGTGAGCTCGAAGCCGTCCGGGGCGCTGTCCAGGTAGCCGTAGGGCTCGTGGTTGCCGCCGATGAAGTAGACGGGCCACGGGAACCGCGCGCGCCTCGAGTGGAACTCCGAGAAGTCACCCAGGTGCTTGTACCTCGCGGGCGCCGCCATGGTGGCCAGGTCCGCCTCGTGCCGGTGGGGCTCGAAGTCCCCCACCTGGAGCACGAACGCCAGCTGCCGGTGCGACTTCCGGCTCCACTCCTGGAGGAGCCGGACCATCTGGTGCATCCGGCCGTGCACATCACCCACGGCGGCGAAGAAGACGTCCTGGGAGCGGCCAGTCATGGCGGTGAAGCTCCATGTGAGAGGGCGGCGGCCCAGGACGCATGCTTGCGCCGCTTACTGACCTTTCTTCTCCGGCGTCGCGGGCGTGGCCGGGGCGGCCGGCTTGCCCCCCGACGCCTGCTCCTTCGCCCAGGCCGCGATGAGCTCCTTCTCCTTCTCCGGGGTGAGGCCGGCGCGCATCTTGTTGCGCCGCTCTTCGGGCAGGCTCTGGAAGTACGCCAGCGTGTCCTTCACGGTGACGGAGCTCGGCCGGAACTTCAGCCCGGACTGCATCGCCTTGTCCACCGAGCGCAGGTGGAAGCCCTTGTACTTGCCGACCGGCGGCGCCCAGATGGGGATGTCCCCGTCACCATCCTCCTTGTTCTTGATCAGGAACTCCGAGGGCACCCAGGCCAGCTTCGTGTCCTTGCCCGTCGCCTCCTTGCACGCGGCGAGCACGCCTCCCATCGTCCACGGCTTCTCCGGTCCCGTGGCGTTGTAGATGCCCGTGAGCTTGTTCTCCATCACGACCACCAGCCACTCCGCCAGATCCCTCACGTCGATGAGCTGGATGGGGTCCTCCGGGCTGCCCGGCGCGAGCATCTCGCCGCCCCGGTCGAAGCGCACCGGCCACCAGGTGAACCGATCCGTCGGGTCGTCCGGGCCGACGATGTAGCCGGGGCGCACGTTGGCCACGCGGCCCGGCAGGGCCTTCTCCACGGCCTCCTCGCACAGCCGCTTCAGGCCGCCGAAGTTCTCGAAGTTCTTGCCCATGGTCTCCACGGTCGGGTCCGCCAGCTTCGCCGTGGGGCCGCTCTCGTCCTCCCAGGGCACGTCGTTGTTCGCGTAGGCCGAGATGCTCGAGATGTAGACGTAGTGCTGCACGTTGGGCGCCAGCAATTGCGCGGAGGCCCCCACCATGCGCGGGTAGTACCCCGAGTTGTCCAGCACCGCGTCCCACTTGCGGCCCTCGAGCGCCTTGAGGCCCGTGCCCTTCTGAGGGTCTCGATCTCCCTGCAGCTTCTCCACGTCCGGGAACAGCTGCGGCCGCGTCTTCCCGCGGTTGAAGAGCGTCAGCGTGTGGCCTCGGGCCTGCGCCGCGTTGACGAAGGCCGGACCCAGGAACCCCGTGCCACCCAGCACGAGGATCTTCAGCTTCTTCTTCACCGGCACCCGGGACTTCTTGGCCGGGCCCGCCAGGGCCTCGGAACCCATCGCCAGCATCGAGGCTGCGGTCAGCGAGTACTGCAGGAGTTTCCTGCGGGAGGTGCTCATGAAAGGCTCTCGGTAGGTGGGTCCGCCTGGACCCGAGTTCACGCGCGGACGGCTGCGCGGGCGCGGAACACGCCGACCCCGTAGGCCATTCCAAGCACCACGAGGCACATGACTCCCAGCACTACGTAGCGGGAGATCAACGTGTCGACGCTCCAGCCGAAGGACTCCGTGAGCGTGGAGGGATCGCTCAGGCCTCCGCGCTCGAACTGGCCGAAGGGGATGGCACTCAAGTCACTCCGGGCCCTCCACCAGGTCTGGAATGCGTCCGTGAAGGCCGCCGCGCCGATGACGAGGAAGCCCCACCGCAGCCCCCCTTTGCGCAGCGCGCTGTCCGGCCCTGCGTAGAGGGTGGTCATCAGCAGCGTGCCCAGCACCATGCACCCGGCATCGCCTCCGAAGTAGACGAAGGACTGGGCCCGGGCCCGGCCGATGAGCAGCGTGCCCACGCACTGGAGCACCAACAGCACGATGCCCGCGATGAGCTGGGGCCGCTGGCGCAGCTTCCACCCGCGCCAGGTGAGCCACACGAGCCCCGCCGCCAGCAGGGCGGAGAGGAACGGATAGCGCATCATCGAGACGGGCGTGAGCCAGGGGCCCGGGAAGGCGAGGAAGCCGCACAGCCAGGCCGTCACGGCATGCCCCAGCTCGTGGATCCACATCGAGAGGAAGATGCGCAGCAGGCGGTTGCCCATGCCCGTGGAGTGGAGCACCCACATGAGCACCAGCGCCGACGGGATGGCGAACGTGCGGATCCTCAGCTCCAGCCGCGCGTCCTCAGCCGCCCCTTCCCACCGCAGTGTTTCCTGAGGCAGGTGCGGCGGGGGCTCGGGCTCGGGTGGCGGGAAGGAGGGAGGGGCCTCCTCCGCGAGCGCCACCCTCGCGGCGCGCGCCTCCGCCTTGTCGTAGAAGACGCCGCACCGGGGGCACTCCGGCGCCGGAGCCCGGGGAGCCCCGCAGCGGGGACAGCTCGAGGAGAAGGTGCGCTCCATCCGCGCCAGTCTACACGGTGGGCGCGGCGCGAGCCTCCGCGCGCCCTCTGCGCTCAGTGGAACTCAGCGCACGTGGAACGTCACCGACGACATGCAGGTGTCGGGATGGTCGTCACCCTCGTAGGTGGAGAGCAGCTCCAGGCGCACCTTCTGGACCTTCGCCGGAGCGGGCAGCTTCACGCGGTAGTGCTCGGCCCAGTTGATCCGCTCGTCCTGCGTGGTGCACGTCTCGTCCCCACAGGGCCCCTCCGACGTGTCCGGGGGCTCGGAGCGGTTCTCCTCGAAGACACGCGCGGGGTGATCGGGGAAGGTGAGCTCGTAGCGCTGCGCGTCCACATACAGCGCCACGGCCTTGGGGCGTGCGTTGCCCATCGCCCGGCGCATGTCCTTGGCGTAGTAGGGCACCACGTCCACGGCCACCAGCTCCTGGGGTGATGGGAACTCGAACGTCACGGACTCGCCCGTGCCGTCCTTCGCCGCCCCCTCGCACCACGCGGTGGCGCCGTCCCGGTCGACGAGCCGCTCCGCTCCGTGGCACACGCGCTTCTTACCCTTGCCCTCGCACAGCTGAGACGAGGCGCTGACCTTCATGTCCGTGGCGGCGAGCGGGTGGCTCCCCGCGGGCGCCGAGCCGCCCTTGAACTCCACCTCGAGCACGACGGGCTTGGAGGGAGTGGCCGGCTCGGCTGCCAGCGCGAGGGGGGATGACAGCAGGGCAAGGGCGGAAAGGAGCGGACGCATGGAAACCTCCGCTCCCCAGCATACCCCTGGCGGCTACGGAGGACCCTCCGTGACGGGCAGCGACACGAACGGACCACCGCTGACGGTGCCTGGAGGAGGCATCGCCCCATACGGGGTGCTCAAGGTGACGTTCTTGTAGACCGTGGAGCCGGACTCCATCCGCTGCGGAGCCGGCGCGGGCAGGTTCACCTGGGTGCCGAACCGGAGGTAGCGGGCCCACGCGCCGCTGGCGGGCGTGTAGTGCCCCTGCGCGCAGCTCGCCGTTCCGCTGATCGCCTGCGCCTGGTAGAGCCGCGACGAGCCGTAGCTCACGGGGGAGCACGTGGGGGCCGCGGGAGCGGGCTCGAAGGAGTTCCAGAGCACGCACCCGTCCACCACCGTGGCTGGAGCGCTCGTCTGCTCGTTGGAGCTGGCGTAGGGGATGTACCAGCCCGCTCCCCACGGCGCGGCGCTCGCCTCCGGCTGGATGACGGTGCCGCCGCTGTCGAACTGCCCCACGCCCACCAGGTCCGCGTCCGTGAACATCGAGGCATCGAACAGGCTCGCCTCGGCGTCGGTGTTGAACGTCCGGTGGGGCGCGCCGCCGTAGCTCCAGATGCCGTAGAAGCGCTGGGGCGTCGGGCTCGTCTGCCGGGTGTAGCTGACCTGCTGCCAGGTGTTGACCACCGTGCGGCAGCTCCACGCCGTCACGCTCCCATCACAGACGTACTCGAGCGCGCCGTCCAGGTTGTTCATGCAGCCGTTCGCGGCGTCGTTGTTCCACGACAGCTGCACGCTCGCGCCGGCGCACGAGGGGGCCGCTCCGCCCTGGAAGGTGCTGGCGTAGCTCTGGGCGAAGCCCGAGTAGGCCGTCGTGGAGGCCGCGGTCAGCTGCCCCCCGCGACGGACCTCGAGCGTGGTCTGCGCGGCGCAGCCCTGCGCGGCGCAGGCGCGCGGGTTGCCCAGGCTGCACCTGCTGCCCGCGTCCAGCTGGTTCTGGCTGTCTCCG
This genomic interval carries:
- a CDS encoding DsbA family protein; the protein is MLGLVLGLMLGVGVGRMIWTTSTGPTDAAKAGAQVAAAAPQAPQAPATPPPPAQRPILSPTVFKVPLEESPTKGPADALVTMVEFTDFQCPFCARANATIKQVQEEYGDKLRLVVKQHPLPFHPRARPAALASLAAHNQGKFFEYHDKLFANQKALDDASLETFAKEVGLDVKRWKKDLADPKLAAIVDRDEALAKSLGAGGTPAFFVNGRFFSGAQPIEVFRAAIEEELGKAQMMVNEGMKASEIYASVLSHGVTAPPPPPEPPVQKVDVGSAPVKGSSDAPVTLVAFSDFECPFCSRAANTVKLLEDEYKGKLRVAFKHQPLPRHANAKLAAAASMAAHEQGKFWEMHDKLFANQTALDRASLERYAQELNLDVGKFKAALDSNKYDEQIAKDSEQGTQVGASGTPTFFVNGRQIVGAKPIEVFRRVIDEELKKSGVASAK
- a CDS encoding metallophosphoesterase, which translates into the protein MTGRSQDVFFAAVGDVHGRMHQMVRLLQEWSRKSHRQLAFVLQVGDFEPHRHEADLATMAAPARYKHLGDFSEFHSRRARFPWPVYFIGGNHEPYGYLDSAPDGFELTLNCRYLGRVGTVETHGLRVAGLSGILQEETFRRPRPSVDRLGTVSPKAFAGFTEQDVERALALERADVLLLHEWPSGLVDPADEKDFEQQRRSMRYDAVGNEYARLVVEALQPRLVLCGHMHKAYRGALQLPSGRMSTVRCLDHVAHGASCFAVFRLTDGELREVTEPG
- a CDS encoding carboxypeptidase regulatory-like domain-containing protein gives rise to the protein MSGRRRMMLGVGALVLVGGVLAVVLLRAEPSPGRSFEPLPVTSTSSESELAVPYVGAAMPLTAPPAPTEPVRQLPRVTVERSASAPAGAFSGRVVSASSGEGIRGAEVTLSGPGGATSLVTDAEGRFEFRPSVTGVYQVAAIRADGFLPFGPEWGRSPIALSAVEGVQVRDVVIALTPTPELVGQVLSAQGAPLPGATVRVLTSRAGETVLFPVKDRFTTDERGEFHFTAHEGARVEARHPQHGVARVRVYDEDLAKRRVEVRMPAAGEEGSRFEEARVEGRVLAPDGTPASGALVSVMSAASAYPQEYGTRDGYQSVAETDGSFVVEGIEAGLYDVSAMAPGFAPARTLDVRVPASGLVLRLAGGARLAGLVMEDGGGPVPAFVVNVMLRQGPLERYAFAQARFIDAQGRFEFGGLKPGSYVVQVSAAGFVPSEREVEVTEGAQEVRADVMLARGARLEGRVLSAGSRRPIAGARVSVEALRSADALAPLFDAVSGADGAFSLEGIPGSGVTLNVSGPGHNTRIVSNVRPGAPLEIELTATAPDAGPVVELVGIGAVLRPRADALVVGEVFPGGGAQAAGIVTGDELVRIDGTLITDIGFTSAVQRIRGPEGTQVLLGVRKAGQSTVRDISVPRKKLGL
- a CDS encoding tetratricopeptide repeat protein: MSPRSVGASAAEPPERAAQALIDGGNALLDQGRFEELVSLTDQVIQRFGGADALAVRVQVARAFIARAIALGQQERFEESLAACEEALRRYDGGGDAKLGELVAKVLVHKTHALMGLGQPEAALGVSDELLRRHDGTPEEGLQVVVASALLTKADALGELSRLEESLALYDEVVQRYGGAQAAVLRHTAALALLSKAIVLRLSNRPREALATYGVLLQRFGEEQDARIQELATTARESQARTEDLLRRAEAELAAQDEVVRRHGDASEPALREQVAKALLEKAEVLRQQHRSEEMVSTFDELLRRFDGASEPALREAVAEAFLYKGVVLGNLKRTLEALAVYDAMIPRYVGASEPLGVRIQVAKALAYKAIFLGRLERREEEVAAFDELDRRYGEASEAEVRAEVARGLVCKAEILWKLNRLEEALAAYDVVAHRYGAATEDSVRERVADALNDAGALLILEAKRLWAEKRDQAQAFLERASAKIAASLERGPHGSNALWNAGYIAFLQGRRDQARSLLAESLRIGGERQRARGLRGGALSPIPEDEEVRALVLAL
- a CDS encoding BamA/TamA family outer membrane protein, whose translation is MALVLGLGASLAGAQEAAPPPPPETEAAPPRELPPPPTLDVPPPAPEPSRSVVVSEVVVLGTEKTLPGTVEAYSRIDAGDTLTDEDLTRVERRLLATGLFQEVKVSTQPTGDGRVRLVLQVEDKASWVVAPTFSVSNGNIGGGVLYAESNLWGRSKKFATALQISTAESGLFVGFLDPNLFGWPPLRLSLEGQLRSDRVEEFRPGASQEVPEVVRRTRLNSASAAGELSAMIAERVRVGARYRVMLIDAQEPSQDMPVTEPAFEPGSAQRDTSLRLMVGVDTRQNLHAVMEGLNIEGSLELSNPGVGSHFRYRRFGLLYRHGVRFFEEHNLVLRGETVTGTDLPFHQEFVAGANSLRGFLYRQFRGDTRLSFTAEYHFPLFTIRSLSFRGVGFSDTGLLMWRSLPEDRLLRDINGRVVRGYLPESEGGLGNATVAQGVGVGLRLFLRSVVLPLVGVDVAYGVNSGEFRFYLVAGVNPS